The region TCATATACTGGGACCTCTTTGCGGATATCCTGGATAACGATACCTCTCCCTGGCACAGATATGCCAGGGAAATGGGACTCAACCATGTGATGGAGGTCTATCTGGATATTCTGCTGCCCCACCCCTCCTTAAAATTCCGCCTGCGCAACGGTGACTCCTGTCTGAGGGAGGCATTTTTGGACTCCATCAGAAAGGCCCTTAAGGATATCTGCCGTGATGGTCTGTCCCCCAAACTGTACCGGGCATCCATGAAGGAAAACCGCCTCACCGACTCCCTTACCCGGGAAGCCCCCCATCTGGGCTTTAACCTGTCTGAGGAAATTGGACGTTACTGGAGCACCACAGGCCGGACCGATTATTTTCAGCTCTATGAGGAAGCCTTCCGGCGCTTTGAGGAAGACTCAGACCAGGCCATCATAAAAAAGCTGGCTGCCACTGCCCTTCATCCCCGGGCCAGCGCCCTGGTCGTGACCGAGCCCGTGCCCGGTCTGGCTGAACAGCTGGAGGAGGAAAAGGAACAGTATCTTAATGAAAAGCTGGCTTCCATGACAGCGGCTGAGCAAAAACAGCTGATAGAGGAAACAGCCGCCTTCCATGACTGGAATTCCAGGCAGCGTAGCAATATGGACTTTATCATCCGGCCCCAGGATCTTCCGGAGCCGGCCAAACCATGCTCCTTCACAAAAAGACAGTGGGGAACCATCACATGCTACACATCCCCCTCTCCCTCGCAGGGCGTGGGCAGTTACCAGCTCTATTTTGACATCAGCCGGATTGAGAAGGACGATCTTAACTACCTTACGCTTTATCAGATGCTTCTCACGGAACTGGATACAAAGCGGTTTACGGTGGAACAGCAGAAGAACCTGGAGCAGGAATACCTTCACGACTGTACCTTTGACGAGCTGTATCCCGCAAGGAAGGCAGGCCCCCAAAACCATCCCATGATGAGCGTATTCTGGTTCGGGCTGACCGAAGATTTTGAGGCCGGGCTGGATTTTCTCCTGGATGTAATGGGCGGCGGAGATTACGGCGACACGGATACCATCATACAGGTACTGGAAAAATATCTGCCTGACTACGACCAGTCCAAGGGGGACAATGCCTCTGCCCTGGCCTTCAGCCTGTCCGAAGGCTATACGAGACAGGAATGCCGATTCCGCAATATGTTAAACAGCCAGGAGAATTATTATTTTCTGAAGGATGTACTGAAACGGCTGAAGGAAGATCCTGATTTTGGGACCATGGCGGCTTCCAAACTTAAAACCATTTCCCATACCATATTAAACCGCCGTGGCCTGGTATTTCTGGCAGCCGCTTCACCGGACGTATTAGGAAATCTGGAACAGGCTGCCGTGGATATACTGGGGAGACTTCCCGTTTTTAAGGAAGATCATGATTCTTTGGCTCCCGCCATCTGGATCCCGGACCAGAAGCAAAGGCTGGCCGTGTGCGTGGAGGCCTCCTGCCAGGAGACGCGGCTCATGGGCGATTTCTATGAAAATCCCGGCTTTAAAGGGCGTTATCTGCCCTTTCTCATGGCTGTGGCGGATAAATATTTAAAGCCGGCCATACGCTACCAGGGCGGCGCCTATGACAGCGGCATTGACTTTTATATTCCTGCCGGTTATTTCTCCCTGTGGAGTACCGCGGACCCGGAAGTCAGGAGTACGCAAAAGCTGTTCCTGGCAACCGGCGCACAGCTCATGGAACTTCCGCTGACCCGCGGGGAACTGGACGGCTACATCCTGAACGCCTATGCCCAGGCCCTGCCGCCCTCCGGGACCTTAAGCACCCGCATGCGGCACATGCGCAGGGACATGGTGAACATGGATTCCTGCAAAATAAACGAAATGATTTCAGATATCAGGAATGCGGACCTCTGCCACCAGCAGGAGGCAGCCCGGATTATTGATGAGATTTTGGGACGCAGCGCCATTGTCACAGTGGGAAATGAGAAATGTATCATGAAGGATAAGGATGTGTTTGACCAGGTCTTGATATATCATACGGATTATGCGTAAATGGCAGGGACGGGATGAGCGGCTATGAATAGGCATCTTTTATTGTCTTCTTCTCCCTTTTACAAACAAGAAGGGGCTAATGCACTAAAGCGTCATCCCCTCCTTGCTTTCGGTTATCTCATTTTTATTGTATACTTTTAAATTCGTCTAATCCGCTTCCTATGACTTCACCAGAAATCCTCCGTCTACAGGGATAACCGCACCGTTTAAATAGTCGCTGGCAGAGGAAGCTAAAAACAGTACGGGCCCCTTTAAGTCCTCGGGTCTGCCCCACCGGCCTGCGGCAATCCGCTTCGTACACTCGTCCTTGCGCTCCTGGCTCATATTAGCACACATCTCCGTGTCCATATAGCCCGGGGCGATTACATTGCAGCAGATGCTGTGATCCGCGCAGTCGGAGGCAATACTCTTAGAAAGCTGAGTCACAGCTCCTTTTGCCGCAGAATACGCCGGCACGGTAGTTCCGCCAAAGAAGGAATTCATAGAACCGATGTTGATGATCTTGCCAACGGTATCCTTGTCCCGCATGACCTGAATGGCCCGCTGGCACATAAACCACACATGATTTAAGTCCACATTAATCACCAGGTTCCACATCTCCTCCGGAAACTCCCATGGCTCATAACGTCTCTGGATGCCTGCGGCCGGAATCATAACATCAAGCTTTCCTCCCAGCAGTTCCATAGCCTCATCGAACATCCGGTCCAGTTCTGCCTTTTTGGACAGGTCGCCGGCTACGCCGTGGGCCTTATAGCCCTTCCCGCAGTATTCTTCCACCGCTTGTTCCAGCTTCTCCTTCTGGAGATCCATCAAAACCACCTCGGCGCCGTTTTCCAAAAGCCCTTCCGCCATACCTCTGGACAGGCCCTGAGCCCCGCCGGTCACAATGCACTTCTTTCCCCGGACACTGAATTTTTCCTTATAGTCGTATACCATTTTCTTTACACTCCTCATCAATTATACTCTATATTCTCACGGCGTCTGGAGAGTTCCGTCCCGGTTCCTGGTTTGGGTCCAGATGGTCACCGTGTTCTCGCAAGGGTACTTAGCTGCCTCCCGCTCATTGATGTCCACCCCCAGACCAGGCCTTTCGTTGGGATACACGTAGCCGTTCCTAAATTCCGGAAGTCCGGGAAACACCTCCAAAAGCGCACCTTTGGGACCCTTTAAATCCTGGATCACAAAGTTGGGCGGCTCAATGCCGGACCACTCCTGAACCCCGAAATTCATAGCTGCCAGATCGATATGGACATTGGCCGCATGCGCGATGGGGGACATATCTCCAGGACCGTGCCAGGCTGTCCGGACTCCGTACTGCTCCGCGAACATCTGGAGCTTGCGCGCAGGCGTGATGCCCCCGATCTGGCTTATATGCACCCGGATGTAATCGATCAAATGCCCGCTAATCAAATCCCGCCAGTCAATAGAGCGGTTGAACAGCTCCCCTTGTGCAATGGGTACCTCACTATGGCACCGGATTTCCCGCAGCCACTTGGTTTGCTCCGCACACACCGGATCCTCTAAAAACAGCAGGTCAAAGGGTTCCAGCTCCCTGGCCAGCTTCACTGCTTCCGGCGGTGCCACCCGCTCATGGACATCGTGAATCAGCTTGACGTCATACCCGATTTTGTCCCGGATTCCCGCAAACAGCTTTACCGTGTCCCGCACATAGCGGGCTCCGTCCAGGTAAACTCCTGGCAGAGCACCTTGGGGGGCGGTTTCAGGAATCACACCGTAACGTTCCCCTCCGTATCCTCTGCACTGGCAGCGGATATTCTGGATACCCAGTTCCCGGTACCTCTCAATATTTTCGCAGAGCTCCTCCAAATCCCTTCCATCCGCGTGGCGGTAAACAGGCACTCCCTCGCGCACCCTGCCGCCGAACAGCTGATACAGAGGCATACCAGCCAATTTTCCCTTAATATCCCAAAGGGCCATATCAATTCCCGAGATCGCGTTGTTTTCAATGGGACCTCCCCGCCAGTATCCATTCTGATACATTAGCTGCCATAGTTCCTCTATATTTTCCGCATTTCTTCCCTTTAAAAGCGGCGTCAGATACTCTTCCACCACCAGCTTCACCGCCAGATGTCGATAGGAAAAGGTTCCGCAGCCCAGGCCGTAAAGGCCCGGCACATTGGTGTCCACCCGCACGGCCAGAAGGTTAATCCCCTCTGGTGCCGTGCAGATAACTCTGATATTCTCAATTGTCACTGCCACTGTGCTTTCTCCTTATGCCTGATAAGTCTCTAACGCCGTGATGGCCTCCCGGATCATCTCCTTTGTTACCGGATACGGCGTATGCTTTAACTCCTGATTCTCCAGCGTCATCTTCAACACATCCTCCAGCGGATCGGTGGGATCCAGCTCCAGATCTCCCAAGCAGATAGGCAGCTTAATAGCTTTGCTAAGCCGCCAGGCCCTGCTAAGCTTTTCCCAGTCATGG is a window of Enterocloster clostridioformis DNA encoding:
- a CDS encoding enolase C-terminal domain-like protein, producing the protein MAVTIENIRVICTAPEGINLLAVRVDTNVPGLYGLGCGTFSYRHLAVKLVVEEYLTPLLKGRNAENIEELWQLMYQNGYWRGGPIENNAISGIDMALWDIKGKLAGMPLYQLFGGRVREGVPVYRHADGRDLEELCENIERYRELGIQNIRCQCRGYGGERYGVIPETAPQGALPGVYLDGARYVRDTVKLFAGIRDKIGYDVKLIHDVHERVAPPEAVKLARELEPFDLLFLEDPVCAEQTKWLREIRCHSEVPIAQGELFNRSIDWRDLISGHLIDYIRVHISQIGGITPARKLQMFAEQYGVRTAWHGPGDMSPIAHAANVHIDLAAMNFGVQEWSGIEPPNFVIQDLKGPKGALLEVFPGLPEFRNGYVYPNERPGLGVDINEREAAKYPCENTVTIWTQTRNRDGTLQTP
- a CDS encoding SDR family oxidoreductase; this translates as MVYDYKEKFSVRGKKCIVTGGAQGLSRGMAEGLLENGAEVVLMDLQKEKLEQAVEEYCGKGYKAHGVAGDLSKKAELDRMFDEAMELLGGKLDVMIPAAGIQRRYEPWEFPEEMWNLVINVDLNHVWFMCQRAIQVMRDKDTVGKIINIGSMNSFFGGTTVPAYSAAKGAVTQLSKSIASDCADHSICCNVIAPGYMDTEMCANMSQERKDECTKRIAAGRWGRPEDLKGPVLFLASSASDYLNGAVIPVDGGFLVKS